From Streptomyces qinzhouensis, one genomic window encodes:
- a CDS encoding M20/M25/M40 family metallo-hydrolase, producing the protein MAEQHLTETPPAAPTGGEASPVDKVAYDEVVDFTSGLIRIDTTNRGGGDCRERPAAEYAAERLAAAGLEPVLLERVPGRTNVVARIAGSDPSADALLVHGHLDVVPAEAADWSVHPFSGEVRDGVVWGRGAVDMKNMDAMILAVVRAWARAGVTPRRDIVIAFTADEEASAVDGAGFLADQHAHLFEGCTEGISESGAFSFHADHGMTLYPVGAGERGTAWLKLTAHGRAGHGSKVNRSNAVSRLAAAVARIGEHEWPVRLTPTVRAALAELARLHGIDADPYAEGFDPDALIAQLGRAAALVEPTVRNSANPTMLDAGYKINVIPGHATAHIDGRMLPGGEEEFRTTLDRLTGPDVEWEFEHREVPLQAPVSSPTFAKLKAAVERFDPEGHVVPYCMAGGTDAKQFSRLGITGYGFSPLKLPEGFDYAALFHGVDERVPVEALHFGVDVLDHYLRSA; encoded by the coding sequence ATGGCTGAGCAGCATCTCACCGAGACACCCCCGGCGGCGCCGACCGGCGGCGAGGCGTCCCCGGTGGACAAGGTCGCCTACGACGAGGTCGTGGACTTCACCTCCGGCCTCATCCGCATCGACACCACCAACCGCGGCGGCGGGGACTGCCGGGAGCGGCCCGCCGCCGAGTACGCGGCCGAGCGGCTCGCCGCCGCCGGGCTCGAACCGGTCCTGCTGGAACGCGTCCCCGGCCGTACCAATGTCGTCGCCCGGATCGCGGGCAGCGACCCGTCCGCCGATGCCCTGCTGGTCCACGGCCATCTCGACGTCGTCCCCGCCGAGGCCGCGGACTGGAGTGTCCACCCCTTCTCCGGGGAGGTCCGCGACGGTGTCGTCTGGGGCCGGGGCGCGGTCGACATGAAGAACATGGACGCGATGATCCTCGCCGTGGTCCGGGCCTGGGCGCGCGCCGGGGTCACCCCCCGCCGTGACATCGTTATCGCCTTCACCGCCGACGAGGAGGCCAGCGCCGTCGACGGGGCCGGTTTCCTCGCCGACCAGCACGCACACCTCTTCGAGGGCTGTACGGAGGGCATCAGCGAGTCCGGCGCCTTCAGCTTCCACGCCGACCACGGCATGACGCTGTATCCGGTCGGGGCCGGGGAGCGCGGCACCGCCTGGCTGAAACTCACCGCCCACGGCCGGGCCGGTCACGGCTCCAAGGTCAACCGCTCCAACGCGGTCAGCCGGCTCGCGGCCGCCGTCGCCCGGATCGGTGAGCACGAGTGGCCCGTCCGGCTCACCCCGACCGTCCGCGCCGCCCTCGCCGAACTGGCCCGGCTGCACGGTATCGACGCCGATCCGTACGCCGAGGGCTTCGACCCCGACGCGCTCATCGCCCAGCTGGGCCGGGCCGCGGCGCTCGTCGAACCGACCGTCCGCAACAGCGCCAATCCGACGATGCTGGACGCCGGATACAAGATCAACGTCATTCCGGGGCACGCCACCGCCCATATCGACGGCCGGATGCTGCCCGGCGGCGAGGAGGAGTTCCGCACCACCCTGGACCGGCTCACCGGCCCGGACGTGGAGTGGGAGTTCGAGCACCGGGAGGTGCCGCTCCAGGCCCCCGTCTCCTCGCCGACCTTCGCCAAACTGAAGGCCGCCGTCGAACGCTTCGACCCCGAAGGGCATGTCGTTCCCTACTGCATGGCGGGCGGCACCGACGCCAAGCAGTTCTCCCGGCTCGGCATCACCGGCTACGGCTTCTCCCCGCTGAAGCTGCCCGAGGGCTTCGACTACGCGGCCCTCTTCCACGGCGTCGACGAACGCGTCCCCGTCGAGGCCCTCCACTTCGGCGTCGACGTGCTCGACCACTACCTCCGGTCGGCCTGA
- a CDS encoding S9 family peptidase, which produces MSSTTTVTTAPYGTWPSPIGAALAASNDGRPEYLGAVGEDIWWTAPRPAEGGRRALVRRRPDGSEESVLPQPWNVRSGLTEYGGRPWAGARTGDGRSLVVFVHFPDQRLYAWDPGAPDTPPRPLTPVSAVGGGLRWADPVILAERGEVWCVLEEFTGAAPTDVRRTVAAVPLDGSAAGDRTAVRELTGDRHRFTTGPRLSPDGRRVAWIAWDHPRMPWDGTELLTGSVTDDGRIDGVRVVAGGPEESVCQAEWAPDGALLYVSDAAGWWEPYRLPPGEETARALCGGRGEEFGSALWRPGTRWLAPLDDGLIAVIHGKGTTALGILDPTSGEVVDAPGPWTEWAPDLVVSGERVTGIAAGPDRGYEIVELDTRTGHTRVAGAAHRDPVDPAYYPRPEVRVFTGPDGREIHAFVHPPHHPEYTGPDGERPPYVIRAHGGPTGRYYLAFELEVAYFTSRGIGVAEVNYGGSTGYGRAYRNRLRGGWGEVDVADCAAVARALAAEGAADPERIAISGGSAGGWTAAASLTRPEEFRYACGTILYPVLDPATWAGDGTHDLESRYTESLIGPLAEVPERYRELSPLHRAERITTPFLLLQGLDDAICPPEQCEALLERIAGRGIPHAYLTFEGEGHGFRRAETLIRVLETELALYARTFGFERPDVPPLELTR; this is translated from the coding sequence ATGTCGTCCACGACAACGGTGACCACGGCCCCCTACGGCACCTGGCCCTCACCGATCGGCGCGGCCCTCGCCGCCTCGAACGACGGGCGCCCCGAGTATCTGGGCGCCGTCGGCGAAGACATCTGGTGGACCGCGCCCCGGCCCGCCGAGGGCGGCCGCCGGGCCCTGGTCCGCCGCCGCCCCGACGGCAGCGAGGAATCCGTCCTTCCGCAGCCGTGGAACGTGCGCAGCGGCCTCACCGAGTACGGCGGCCGCCCCTGGGCCGGGGCAAGGACCGGGGACGGCCGCTCCCTCGTCGTCTTCGTCCACTTCCCGGACCAGCGGCTGTACGCCTGGGACCCGGGCGCGCCGGACACTCCGCCGCGGCCCCTGACCCCGGTCTCCGCCGTCGGCGGCGGGCTGCGCTGGGCCGACCCGGTGATCCTGGCGGAACGGGGCGAGGTGTGGTGCGTACTGGAGGAGTTCACCGGCGCGGCGCCCACCGACGTCCGCCGGACCGTCGCCGCCGTCCCCCTCGACGGCTCGGCCGCGGGCGACCGTACGGCGGTCCGCGAACTCACCGGCGACCGGCACCGGTTCACCACCGGACCCCGGCTCTCGCCCGACGGCCGCCGGGTCGCCTGGATCGCCTGGGACCACCCCCGGATGCCGTGGGACGGCACCGAACTGCTGACCGGCTCTGTCACGGACGACGGCCGTATCGACGGCGTCCGGGTGGTGGCCGGCGGCCCCGAAGAGTCCGTCTGCCAGGCCGAATGGGCCCCGGACGGCGCCCTGCTGTACGTCTCGGACGCGGCCGGCTGGTGGGAGCCGTACCGGCTGCCGCCCGGTGAGGAGACGGCCCGGGCGCTGTGCGGCGGGCGCGGCGAGGAGTTCGGCAGCGCCCTGTGGCGGCCCGGCACACGGTGGCTGGCACCGCTGGACGACGGGCTGATCGCGGTCATTCACGGCAAGGGCACCACCGCACTCGGCATCCTCGACCCCACGAGCGGCGAGGTCGTCGACGCGCCGGGCCCGTGGACCGAGTGGGCGCCCGATCTCGTCGTCAGCGGCGAGCGGGTGACCGGGATCGCCGCCGGTCCTGACCGCGGCTACGAGATCGTCGAGCTGGACACCCGTACCGGCCACACCCGGGTGGCCGGCGCCGCCCACCGGGACCCGGTCGACCCCGCGTACTACCCACGGCCCGAGGTCCGGGTCTTCACCGGCCCCGACGGCCGGGAGATCCACGCCTTCGTCCATCCGCCGCACCACCCCGAATACACCGGGCCCGACGGCGAACGGCCGCCGTATGTCATCCGCGCCCACGGCGGCCCCACCGGCCGCTACTACCTCGCCTTCGAGCTGGAGGTCGCCTACTTCACCTCCCGGGGCATCGGCGTCGCCGAGGTCAACTACGGCGGCTCCACCGGCTACGGCCGCGCCTACCGCAACCGGCTCCGCGGCGGCTGGGGCGAGGTGGACGTCGCCGACTGCGCGGCCGTCGCCCGGGCGCTCGCCGCCGAAGGGGCCGCCGACCCCGAGCGGATCGCCATCAGCGGCGGCAGCGCCGGGGGCTGGACCGCGGCCGCGTCCCTGACCCGGCCCGAGGAGTTCCGGTACGCCTGCGGCACCATCCTCTACCCCGTACTCGACCCGGCCACCTGGGCCGGCGACGGCACCCACGATCTGGAATCCCGCTATACGGAATCCCTCATCGGCCCCCTCGCCGAGGTGCCCGAACGCTACCGGGAGCTGTCACCGCTGCACCGCGCCGAACGGATCACCACGCCCTTCCTGCTCCTGCAAGGACTGGACGACGCGATCTGCCCGCCGGAACAGTGCGAAGCGCTGCTGGAGCGGATCGCCGGGCGCGGAATCCCGCACGCCTATCTCACCTTCGAGGGCGAGGGCCACGGCTTCCGCCGGGCCGAGACCCTGATCCGTGTCCTGGAGACCGAACTCGCCCTGTACGCGCGGACCTTCGGCTTCGAACGGCCCGACGTCCCCCCGCTGGAGCTGACCCGATGA